A window of the Cystobacter fuscus genome harbors these coding sequences:
- a CDS encoding TerC family protein codes for MEAHSVGSPVLWGGFILFVLAMLALDLGVFHRKTHEVKFKEALTWSGVWISLALLFNLGIWWKFGSEPALNFLSGYLIEKSLSIDNIFVFVVIFSALKIPVLYQHRVLFWGILSALVLRAVMIFAGVAMLERFHWLIYVFGAFLIFTGVKLFVQRNHEEHPESGAAMKLARRIIPSSKELDGDRFFTVQNGRRLATPLFMTLILVELTDVLFALDSIPAIFAVTTDPFLVFTSNIFAILGLRSLFFVLAGAVEKFTYLKVGLSGVLVFVGAKMALVDVVKIPSPVSLGVIALLLGVSIVASLLKSRKQERAAQNKNIAVN; via the coding sequence ATGGAAGCGCACAGCGTAGGCAGCCCCGTCCTCTGGGGCGGATTCATCCTGTTCGTGCTGGCGATGCTCGCGCTGGACCTGGGGGTCTTCCACCGCAAGACGCATGAGGTGAAGTTCAAGGAGGCGCTGACGTGGAGCGGGGTGTGGATCTCCCTGGCGCTGCTGTTCAACCTGGGCATCTGGTGGAAGTTCGGCTCCGAGCCGGCGCTCAACTTCCTGTCCGGCTACCTCATCGAGAAGTCGCTCTCCATCGACAACATCTTCGTCTTCGTCGTCATCTTCTCGGCGCTGAAGATTCCGGTGTTGTACCAGCACCGGGTGTTGTTCTGGGGCATCCTGAGCGCGCTGGTGCTGCGCGCGGTGATGATCTTCGCGGGCGTGGCGATGCTCGAGCGCTTCCACTGGCTCATCTACGTCTTCGGCGCGTTCCTCATCTTCACGGGGGTGAAGCTCTTCGTGCAGCGCAACCACGAGGAGCACCCGGAGAGCGGCGCGGCCATGAAGCTGGCGCGGCGGATCATCCCCTCGTCGAAGGAGCTGGACGGGGACCGCTTCTTCACGGTGCAGAACGGCCGGAGGCTGGCCACGCCGCTGTTCATGACGTTGATATTGGTGGAGCTGACGGACGTGCTGTTCGCGCTGGACTCGATTCCGGCCATCTTCGCGGTGACGACGGATCCGTTCCTGGTGTTCACCTCGAACATCTTCGCCATCCTGGGCCTGCGCTCGCTGTTCTTCGTGCTGGCGGGGGCGGTGGAGAAGTTCACCTACCTGAAGGTGGGCCTGTCCGGGGTGCTGGTGTTCGTGGGCGCGAAGATGGCGCTGGTGGACGTGGTGAAGATTCCCTCGCCGGTGTCCCTGGGAGTCATCGCCCTGCTGCTGGGCGTGTCCATCGTGGCCTCGCTGCTCAAGTCGAGGAAGCAGGAGCGCGCGGCCCAGAACAAGAACATCGCTGTCAACTAA